The proteins below come from a single Asanoa ferruginea genomic window:
- a CDS encoding sugar phosphate isomerase/epimerase family protein, translated as MARPITLFTGQWADLPFEEVCRLASEWGYDGLEIACWGDHFDVDKAVNEDGYVDRKRETLAKYNLQVFAISNHLVGQAVCDHPIDERHQDILPARIWGDGEPEGVRQRAAEEIKDTARAAAKLGVKTVVGFTGSSIWHTLAMFPPVPPSMIEKGYEDFANRFNPILDVFDEVGVRFAHEVHPSEIAYDYYTTKRTLEAIGDRPAFGLNWDPSHFVWQELDPVNFIFDFQDRIYHVDCKDAKVRTGDGRRGRLSSHLPWADMRRGWDFVSTGHGDVPWEDCFRALNAIGYDGPISIEWEDAGMDRLVGAPEALEFVRRLAFDAPSAAFDAAFSSKD; from the coding sequence ATGGCGCGACCCATCACGCTCTTCACCGGCCAGTGGGCCGATCTGCCGTTCGAAGAGGTGTGCCGGCTGGCCTCCGAGTGGGGCTATGACGGGCTCGAGATCGCCTGCTGGGGCGACCACTTCGACGTCGACAAGGCGGTCAACGAGGACGGCTACGTCGACCGCAAGCGGGAGACCCTCGCCAAATACAACCTCCAGGTCTTCGCGATCTCCAACCACCTGGTCGGCCAGGCGGTCTGCGACCACCCGATCGACGAGCGGCACCAGGACATCCTCCCGGCCCGGATCTGGGGCGACGGGGAGCCCGAGGGGGTCCGCCAGCGGGCCGCCGAGGAGATCAAGGACACCGCCCGCGCGGCCGCCAAGCTGGGGGTCAAGACCGTCGTGGGGTTCACCGGGTCGTCGATCTGGCACACGCTGGCGATGTTCCCGCCGGTGCCGCCGTCGATGATCGAGAAGGGCTACGAAGACTTCGCCAACCGGTTCAACCCCATCCTCGACGTGTTCGACGAGGTGGGTGTGCGGTTCGCGCACGAGGTGCACCCGAGCGAGATCGCGTACGACTACTACACGACCAAGCGCACCCTCGAAGCGATCGGCGACCGGCCGGCGTTCGGGCTCAACTGGGACCCGTCGCACTTCGTCTGGCAGGAGCTCGACCCGGTCAACTTCATCTTCGACTTCCAGGACCGGATCTACCACGTCGACTGCAAAGACGCGAAGGTACGCACCGGCGACGGCCGCCGCGGCCGGCTGAGCTCCCACCTGCCCTGGGCCGACATGCGCCGCGGCTGGGACTTCGTGTCGACCGGCCACGGTGACGTCCCCTGGGAAGACTGCTTCCGGGCGCTCAACGCGATCGGGTACGACGGCCCGATCTCGATCGAGTGGGAAGACGCGGGCATGGACCGGCTGGTCGGCGCCCCCGAGGCGCTCGAGTTCGTCCGCCGGCTGGCGTTCGACGCGCCCAGCGCGGCCTTCGACGCCGCGTTCTCCAGCAAGGACTAG
- a CDS encoding glycosyltransferase yields MHALFVTVDGGGNLPPALGIAREIVRRGGTARFLGHEPQRRAIEAAGFAFEPVREGLPYEAAAPRSTLSGLRDLTAVFADAGIGADALRLAAAAPTDIVVVDCLLLGAMRTLIEAGIPTVSLVHTLWSYFAGQARGPVGAILRLRGIRMRQVLESPALSLVTTRPEFEPPAASFPARVRHVGVVWQDPPAPPPPRADPPRVLVSLSTTRFPGQERALRSIVDGLADLPAEVVVTTGPAVDPAILRKPANTTIHRYADHSALMPGAALVIGHGGHATTARALSHGVPLLVMPMHPLMDQPAIGAAVTRLGVGRSISKTARPAEIRAAVVALLDSAAHRAAAIRLGAEIREHDGAVRAVDLIETDVHPRPAPAQRRELFPDQGRPI; encoded by the coding sequence ATGCACGCGCTCTTCGTCACCGTCGACGGCGGCGGCAACCTGCCGCCGGCGCTCGGCATCGCCCGCGAGATCGTCCGCCGTGGCGGCACCGCACGGTTCCTCGGCCACGAGCCGCAACGCCGGGCGATCGAGGCCGCCGGCTTCGCGTTCGAGCCGGTGCGCGAGGGCCTTCCCTACGAGGCGGCCGCCCCACGCAGCACCCTCTCCGGCCTGCGCGACCTGACCGCGGTCTTCGCCGACGCCGGCATCGGCGCCGACGCGCTGCGTCTGGCCGCCGCCGCGCCGACCGACATCGTCGTCGTCGACTGCCTCCTGCTCGGCGCCATGCGGACGCTGATCGAGGCCGGCATCCCGACGGTCTCGCTGGTGCACACGCTGTGGAGCTACTTCGCGGGGCAGGCACGCGGCCCGGTCGGGGCGATCCTGCGGCTGCGCGGCATCCGGATGCGCCAGGTGCTGGAGTCGCCGGCGCTGAGCCTGGTCACCACCCGGCCGGAGTTCGAGCCGCCGGCCGCGAGCTTCCCGGCGCGGGTCCGCCACGTCGGTGTCGTCTGGCAGGACCCGCCGGCGCCGCCGCCGCCCCGGGCCGACCCGCCCCGGGTGCTGGTGAGCCTCAGCACGACCCGGTTCCCCGGGCAGGAACGCGCCCTTCGGTCCATAGTGGATGGCTTGGCCGACCTGCCCGCGGAAGTGGTCGTCACCACCGGGCCCGCGGTCGACCCGGCGATCCTGCGGAAACCCGCGAACACCACCATCCATCGGTACGCCGACCACAGCGCCCTGATGCCCGGCGCCGCGCTGGTGATCGGCCACGGCGGGCACGCCACGACCGCCCGGGCGCTGTCGCACGGCGTACCCCTGCTGGTCATGCCCATGCACCCGCTGATGGACCAGCCGGCGATCGGCGCGGCGGTGACCCGGCTCGGTGTCGGCCGGTCGATCAGCAAGACCGCCCGGCCGGCCGAGATCCGCGCCGCGGTCGTCGCGCTGCTCGACAGCGCCGCGCACCGGGCGGCCGCCATCAGGCTGGGTGCCGAGATCCGCGAACACGACGGCGCCGTCCGCGCCGTCGACCTGATCGAGACCGACGTCCACCCGCGTCCGGCGCCCGCCCAGCGGCGAGAGCTCTTCCCCGATCAAGGCCGCCCGATCTAG
- a CDS encoding TetR/AcrR family transcriptional regulator, protein MESRRGYTMRARSDAKAATRQRILRSVLELSEEKMTIEITLDEVAARAGTSVQTVLRHFGSRDGLLDEAVAAASAEVVEERRAPAGDPAAAVRVVVAHYERRGDFVLRMLSQEHDPRIAAVVGPGKLLHRAWVEEMFGPLLARPADREALVDLLVVATDVYAWKLLRRDRGLDAATVEARMLALVDAILGRS, encoded by the coding sequence ATGGAGAGCAGACGCGGTTACACGATGCGGGCCCGGAGCGACGCCAAGGCGGCGACCCGGCAGCGGATCCTGCGGTCGGTGCTCGAGCTGAGCGAGGAGAAGATGACGATCGAGATCACTCTCGACGAGGTCGCCGCGCGGGCCGGCACGAGCGTGCAGACCGTGCTGCGCCACTTCGGCAGCCGCGACGGCCTGCTCGACGAAGCGGTGGCCGCGGCCTCGGCCGAGGTGGTCGAGGAGCGCCGCGCGCCGGCCGGCGATCCGGCCGCCGCCGTGCGGGTGGTCGTCGCGCATTACGAGCGCCGCGGCGACTTCGTCCTGCGGATGCTCAGCCAGGAGCACGACCCGCGGATCGCCGCCGTCGTCGGCCCCGGCAAGCTGCTGCACCGCGCCTGGGTCGAGGAGATGTTCGGGCCGTTGCTCGCCCGCCCCGCCGACCGCGAGGCGCTGGTCGACCTGCTCGTCGTCGCCACCGACGTCTACGCCTGGAAACTGCTGCGCCGCGACCGCGGCCTCGACGCCGCCACCGTCGAGGCGCGGATGCTCGCGCTGGTCGACGCCATCCTCGGGAGGTCCTGA
- a CDS encoding ester cyclase, whose product MGAEQQNLELMQTLDDAWNSQDLDTFNSRHADDVVVRWPGRPETHGRHNHEAEAVAFFTAFPDQHLDNRPYKVLFGSGEWTCSVAHWTGTMTGALGDVPPTGRSFSVDFCTVAHWVDGRIVEENLFYDLTTFMKQVGLA is encoded by the coding sequence GTGGGAGCCGAGCAGCAGAACCTCGAACTGATGCAGACGTTGGACGACGCCTGGAACAGTCAGGATCTCGATACGTTCAACAGCCGCCACGCGGACGATGTCGTGGTGCGCTGGCCTGGGCGGCCCGAGACGCATGGGCGACACAACCACGAGGCCGAGGCGGTCGCGTTCTTCACGGCGTTCCCGGACCAGCACCTCGACAACCGCCCCTACAAGGTGTTGTTCGGCTCGGGCGAGTGGACCTGCTCGGTCGCGCACTGGACCGGAACCATGACCGGCGCGCTGGGCGACGTCCCACCCACCGGCCGGTCGTTCTCCGTCGACTTCTGCACCGTCGCGCACTGGGTCGACGGCAGGATCGTCGAGGAGAACCTCTTCTACGACCTGACCACCTTCATGAAGCAGGTCGGCCTCGCATGA
- a CDS encoding Gfo/Idh/MocA family protein encodes MSQVGVGIIGTGYIATACHGPAVMASPSARLAAVLSRSEAGGRDFLRTFDASDARPYSDLDAFLADPEIELVVIASPDGLHFPQAAASLRAGKHVLVEKPIAVSEAEARSLVDLASAQGLVLASGYHLRCHPGHVALRERVRAGALGTIRHLRVMWSFPIAESNWRARSDIARWWSLSATGTHCLDLARWFADDLDDWAQFTAVLSNTRWQAPRDESAAIAAQLASGPTVEVLSSVQFEIYTRVEIFGDRGIAVCADTLGPEGGGEVRLNGERLDFTPGSPFVPQLAAVLGAIAGQGGPPADGMVGLRAIKDLELAAG; translated from the coding sequence ATGAGTCAGGTCGGCGTCGGGATCATCGGGACCGGCTACATCGCCACCGCGTGCCATGGGCCGGCGGTGATGGCGTCGCCTTCGGCCCGGCTGGCGGCGGTGCTGTCCCGGTCCGAGGCCGGAGGGCGCGATTTTCTGCGTACGTTCGACGCGTCCGACGCACGCCCCTACTCCGACCTCGACGCCTTCCTCGCCGACCCGGAGATCGAACTGGTCGTCATCGCCTCGCCGGACGGGCTGCACTTCCCGCAGGCGGCCGCGAGCCTGCGCGCCGGCAAGCACGTGCTGGTGGAGAAGCCCATCGCGGTCAGCGAGGCCGAGGCGCGGTCACTGGTCGACCTCGCCTCGGCGCAGGGGCTGGTGCTGGCCAGCGGCTACCACCTGCGCTGCCATCCCGGGCATGTGGCACTGCGGGAACGCGTCCGGGCCGGGGCGCTCGGCACGATCCGGCACCTGCGGGTGATGTGGTCGTTCCCGATCGCGGAATCCAACTGGCGTGCGCGCAGCGACATCGCGCGCTGGTGGTCGCTGTCGGCGACCGGCACGCACTGCCTCGACCTGGCCCGCTGGTTCGCCGACGACCTCGACGACTGGGCGCAGTTCACCGCCGTCCTCAGCAACACGAGGTGGCAGGCACCGCGCGACGAGTCGGCCGCCATCGCCGCGCAGTTGGCCTCCGGGCCGACGGTCGAGGTGCTGAGCTCGGTGCAGTTCGAGATCTACACCCGGGTGGAGATCTTCGGCGATCGCGGCATCGCGGTCTGCGCCGACACGCTCGGGCCGGAAGGCGGCGGCGAGGTCCGGCTCAACGGGGAGCGGCTGGACTTCACGCCGGGCAGTCCCTTCGTGCCGCAGCTCGCCGCGGTCCTCGGCGCCATCGCCGGTCAGGGCGGCCCGCCCGCCGACGGCATGGTCGGCCTGCGGGCGATCAAGGACCTGGAGCTGGCGGCGGGCTAG
- a CDS encoding ATP-binding protein, with amino-acid sequence MTAEPDPARATSVGGFVQELRLLKIWAGDPPLRRLSRDSGLARSTLGDLLSPRRDRLPSLDLVLRYVGVCGVTGERAAAWRSAWREVHARDGAGSAAAAERAVVPRQLPGGPAHLVGRDRELALLDRLADEPGAVVVTGMPGVGKTALATAWARQAARDHPNGQLYVNLRGVDPARAPLDPGAVLHGFLVALDVPPWRIPPETDARAAVYRSVLASRRVLVVLDNAASVEQVRPLLPASSTCLVTSRVQLDGLVVGEGARPLPLDVLTSAAAGLLLSQRLGAGPAAARRVGAGPAAARLVDRCAGLPLALTAAAARLAQQPWLSAAALAAELRAAPLDALSTDDPATNLRTSFFLSYRRLTDGAQRLFRLLGTGPEPVIGGAAGRELVRAQLVTGRSPALHPLLRCYAAELARSVEDRPAPVLHVA; translated from the coding sequence GTGACCGCCGAACCCGACCCGGCCAGGGCCACCTCCGTCGGCGGGTTCGTCCAGGAGCTGCGGCTGCTGAAGATCTGGGCGGGCGACCCTCCCCTGCGCCGGCTGAGCCGGGACAGCGGGCTGGCCCGGAGCACGCTCGGCGACCTGCTGAGCCCGCGCCGCGACCGGCTGCCCTCCCTCGACCTGGTGCTCCGCTACGTCGGCGTGTGCGGTGTGACCGGCGAGCGGGCGGCGGCCTGGCGGTCGGCGTGGCGCGAGGTCCATGCGAGGGACGGCGCCGGGTCCGCCGCCGCGGCGGAGCGCGCCGTCGTGCCCCGCCAGCTGCCGGGCGGTCCGGCCCACCTGGTCGGCCGGGACCGGGAGCTCGCGCTTCTCGACCGGCTGGCCGACGAGCCCGGCGCGGTCGTCGTCACCGGGATGCCGGGTGTCGGCAAGACCGCCCTGGCCACCGCCTGGGCGCGGCAGGCCGCCCGGGATCATCCCAACGGCCAGCTCTACGTCAACCTGCGCGGTGTCGACCCGGCCCGGGCACCGCTCGACCCCGGCGCGGTGCTGCACGGCTTTCTCGTCGCACTCGACGTCCCGCCTTGGCGCATCCCGCCGGAAACGGACGCCCGCGCGGCCGTTTACCGCAGCGTGCTCGCGTCCCGCCGGGTGCTGGTCGTCCTGGACAACGCGGCCTCGGTCGAGCAGGTCCGTCCGCTGCTGCCGGCCAGCTCGACCTGCCTGGTCACTAGCCGGGTGCAGCTCGACGGCCTGGTCGTCGGCGAGGGTGCCCGGCCGCTGCCTCTCGACGTGCTCACCTCCGCCGCCGCGGGGCTCCTGCTGAGCCAACGGCTCGGCGCCGGACCGGCCGCCGCACGGCGCGTCGGTGCCGGGCCGGCCGCCGCGCGGCTGGTCGACCGGTGCGCCGGGCTGCCGCTGGCGTTGACCGCGGCGGCGGCCCGCCTCGCACAGCAGCCGTGGCTGTCCGCGGCCGCCCTCGCCGCGGAGCTCCGGGCGGCGCCGCTGGACGCGCTGAGCACGGACGACCCGGCGACGAACCTGCGTACGTCGTTCTTCCTGTCCTACCGGCGGCTGACCGACGGTGCCCAGCGGCTGTTCCGGCTGCTGGGCACCGGCCCGGAGCCGGTCATCGGCGGGGCGGCCGGGCGGGAGCTGGTCCGCGCCCAGCTGGTCACCGGGCGGTCCCCGGCGCTCCATCCGCTGCTGCGCTGCTATGCGGCCGAGCTGGCCCGGTCCGTGGAGGACCGGCCCGCGCCGGTCCTCCATGTGGCCTAG
- a CDS encoding cupin domain-containing protein, with protein MALHIENGELPGNEISRTFLGRDHGGVPISFFIQASPTGHGPGPHTHPYAEIFVLHEGSGSFLAGDETIEATGGSVVVVPAGEVHGFTGSSAGPLRMTCIHTNDEMITEWVERG; from the coding sequence ATGGCGCTACACATTGAGAACGGAGAACTTCCCGGAAACGAGATCTCGCGTACGTTCCTGGGCCGCGACCACGGCGGCGTGCCGATCTCGTTCTTCATCCAGGCGAGCCCGACCGGCCACGGGCCGGGGCCGCACACCCACCCGTACGCCGAAATCTTCGTTCTTCATGAGGGTTCGGGGTCGTTCCTGGCGGGTGACGAGACGATCGAGGCCACTGGCGGCTCGGTCGTCGTCGTGCCTGCCGGCGAGGTGCACGGGTTCACCGGGTCGTCGGCGGGGCCGCTGCGGATGACCTGCATCCACACCAACGACGAGATGATCACCGAGTGGGTCGAGCGGGGCTGA
- a CDS encoding aldo/keto reductase — protein sequence MLYARLGNSGLRVSRIALGMMSYGDPATDSWVLPEERAEPIVRRAVEAGVTFFDTADMYSNGVSEEVTGRLLAKFFARRDDYVLATKVFYPMTPDPNGRGLSRKHIMDAVDASLARLGTDHIDLYQIHRWDDFTPIEETMSALHDVVRAGKVRYLGASLMRAWQFATAQFVAPTRFVSMQTRYNLVYREEEREMIPFCADRGVGVLPYSPLARGVLAARPPGTVTPRLLAEPRTPAGNDVDVLNALRVVAEARGVPAAQVALAWTMRKPAVVAPVVGATTLGQVDDAVASVELALTDQELTALEAPYRSHELLPY from the coding sequence ATGTTGTACGCCCGACTCGGTAACTCCGGCCTGCGGGTCTCCCGGATCGCGCTGGGCATGATGAGTTACGGCGACCCCGCGACCGACTCCTGGGTGCTGCCCGAGGAGCGGGCCGAACCGATCGTGCGGCGGGCCGTCGAGGCCGGCGTGACGTTCTTCGACACGGCCGACATGTATTCCAACGGTGTCAGCGAGGAGGTCACCGGCCGGCTGCTCGCAAAGTTCTTCGCCCGCCGTGACGACTACGTGCTCGCGACCAAGGTGTTCTACCCGATGACGCCGGACCCCAACGGCCGTGGGCTGTCGCGCAAGCACATCATGGATGCCGTCGACGCCTCGCTGGCCCGGCTCGGCACCGATCACATCGACCTGTATCAGATTCATCGCTGGGACGACTTCACACCGATCGAAGAAACAATGTCGGCATTGCATGATGTCGTACGGGCTGGGAAGGTGCGCTATCTCGGTGCCTCGCTGATGCGCGCGTGGCAGTTCGCGACCGCCCAGTTCGTCGCGCCCACCCGGTTCGTCTCCATGCAGACCAGATACAACCTGGTCTACCGCGAGGAGGAGCGCGAGATGATTCCGTTCTGCGCCGACCGGGGCGTCGGTGTGCTGCCCTACAGCCCGTTGGCGCGGGGCGTGCTCGCCGCCCGGCCGCCGGGGACCGTGACGCCGCGGTTGCTCGCCGAGCCCCGCACCCCGGCCGGCAACGACGTCGACGTGCTGAACGCGCTGCGCGTCGTGGCCGAAGCGCGCGGTGTGCCAGCGGCTCAGGTGGCGCTCGCCTGGACGATGCGCAAGCCGGCCGTCGTCGCGCCCGTCGTCGGTGCGACCACGCTCGGCCAGGTCGACGACGCGGTCGCCTCCGTCGAGCTGGCACTGACCGACCAGGAATTGACCGCCCTCGAAGCGCCCTACCGTTCGCACGAGCTGCTCCCGTACTAG
- a CDS encoding helix-turn-helix domain-containing protein yields MPPHRDGGQAQYLRAPLPAVAAADPLQDAITWAMGRLDHPITVADLAREARLAPSTFARLFRDATGTTPHRWLTNQRIDLVRELLETTDQTIESLARTAGFGSVDTLRAQFTRQVGAAPAHYRHTYGMRRGAA; encoded by the coding sequence GTGCCCCCACACCGCGACGGCGGCCAGGCCCAGTATCTGCGCGCCCCACTGCCGGCCGTGGCCGCCGCCGACCCGCTACAGGACGCGATCACCTGGGCAATGGGCCGGCTGGACCACCCGATCACGGTGGCCGACCTGGCCCGCGAGGCCCGGCTGGCGCCGAGCACGTTCGCCAGGCTCTTCCGGGACGCGACCGGGACGACTCCGCACCGCTGGCTCACCAACCAGCGCATCGACCTGGTCCGCGAACTCCTGGAGACGACGGACCAGACAATCGAGTCACTGGCCCGTACGGCGGGCTTCGGCAGCGTCGACACGCTGCGGGCCCAGTTCACCCGCCAGGTCGGCGCCGCACCAGCCCACTACCGCCACACGTACGGCATGCGCCGCGGCGCCGCCTAG
- a CDS encoding endonuclease domain-containing protein — protein MDPRLVKALHTGGGVVCWAAAREASVPRWAIDHGVRSKRLVRVLPGVYADASRAGDAAVRRRAALTYANGGNSRQPPGPGGEGGGGALSHTSALAVWGLVSGQVLEREHVTVAHGSTPRSRGWLVVHHSLEAPQVVVRDGFAVTQLEQSLVDAWSWLPPARRRAPVIAAVNDRLTTAQRLGDALTAAPKLTGRGELRSLLAKLAAGCRSPLEIWGDDHVFASPGMPAFNRQVPIRLDRYTAYLDVYHPETRVDFELDGASVHGTSRQREIDLRRDAELAARGILVVRLSHARLTEEPEAVRREVLAILRNRA, from the coding sequence GTGGATCCGAGACTCGTCAAGGCACTGCACACCGGGGGCGGCGTGGTGTGCTGGGCCGCCGCGCGGGAGGCATCGGTTCCCCGATGGGCGATCGATCATGGCGTGAGGTCGAAGCGCCTCGTGCGAGTGCTTCCAGGCGTCTACGCCGACGCGTCGCGCGCCGGCGACGCAGCCGTCCGCCGCCGCGCCGCGCTGACCTATGCCAACGGCGGCAACAGTCGCCAACCGCCAGGTCCGGGCGGGGAGGGTGGGGGTGGGGCCCTCAGTCACACGTCGGCGCTGGCGGTTTGGGGGCTCGTGAGCGGGCAGGTGTTGGAGCGCGAACACGTTACGGTCGCCCACGGCTCAACGCCACGGTCGCGCGGCTGGCTCGTGGTTCATCATTCGTTGGAGGCACCGCAGGTCGTCGTCCGAGACGGCTTCGCCGTTACCCAGCTCGAGCAGTCCTTGGTCGATGCGTGGTCGTGGTTGCCGCCAGCGCGACGGCGAGCACCGGTCATCGCCGCGGTCAACGATCGCCTCACGACGGCGCAGCGCCTCGGTGACGCGCTGACGGCGGCGCCCAAGCTGACCGGTCGTGGCGAGCTACGCAGCTTGCTTGCGAAACTCGCCGCCGGGTGTCGGAGCCCTCTTGAGATCTGGGGCGACGACCATGTCTTCGCGAGTCCAGGAATGCCGGCGTTCAACCGACAAGTGCCGATCCGGCTCGACCGCTACACCGCCTATCTCGACGTCTACCACCCGGAGACGCGCGTCGACTTCGAGCTTGATGGCGCCAGCGTCCACGGCACGTCCCGTCAGCGTGAGATCGACCTTCGCCGGGACGCGGAGTTAGCGGCACGCGGCATTCTCGTCGTCCGACTCAGCCACGCGCGCTTGACCGAAGAACCGGAGGCGGTGCGGCGAGAGGTTCTGGCGATCCTGCGAAACCGGGCTTGA
- a CDS encoding ThuA domain-containing protein yields MRRLIRTAIGAVTAALAVIACTAQAGPASAADAAYDVLVFSKTAGFRHDSIPAGIQAIRDLGAANNFTVTATEDANTFTAAGLAPYEVVVFLSTTGDVLNATQQTAFENFIRSGRGYVGVHAAADTEYDWPWYGNLVGAWFASHPAIQQANVKVENRATAATAHLPQTWTRTDEWYNYRTNVRSSARVLATLDEASYSGGGMGADHPHIWCKAYDGGRSFYTGGGHTQESFADSAFRAMLLGGIRYAALRTKADCRPETGYTTLYNGSTSGWSQAGPGSFTNSDATLKSTGGMGLFWYSAKQFSSYSLKLDWKMDGDDNSGIFIGFPPSTDPWSAVDNGYEIQIDSTDAADRTTGSVYTFKSADIAARDAALNPPGEWNTYELLVEGERLQLFLNGTKINDFTNTNPVRSLAGHIGIQNHGTGDDVSFRNVRIKELGTPPPTGSDVTVQAESFSSASGVQAFTKAGANNGQTLGYIEPGDWAAYNGVNVGGATTFRARVVSGGAGGTIQVRNGSATGTVLGSVAVPNTGSWDTYANVQTTLTGVPSGNANVYLTFTGSGTGLFDVDDFTFVKGSPPPTGTGRIVGLAGKCLDVRSGGTADGTQIQLYTCNGSTAQTWTRTGSTLRALGKCLDVSGSGTADGTKIQLWTCNGTGAQNWSAGANSSLVNATSSKCLDVSGNNSADSTIVHLWTCNGAANQRWTLP; encoded by the coding sequence ATGCGCAGACTCATCCGGACCGCCATCGGCGCGGTCACCGCCGCCCTGGCCGTCATCGCCTGCACCGCGCAAGCGGGGCCCGCCAGCGCCGCCGACGCCGCCTACGACGTGCTGGTCTTCTCGAAGACCGCGGGTTTCCGGCACGACTCCATCCCGGCCGGCATCCAGGCCATCCGCGACCTCGGCGCGGCCAACAACTTCACCGTCACCGCCACCGAGGACGCCAACACGTTCACCGCCGCCGGGCTCGCGCCCTACGAGGTGGTGGTCTTCCTGTCGACCACCGGCGACGTGCTCAACGCGACGCAGCAGACCGCGTTCGAGAACTTCATCCGGTCGGGTCGCGGCTACGTCGGCGTGCACGCCGCCGCCGACACCGAATACGACTGGCCCTGGTATGGCAACCTGGTCGGCGCCTGGTTCGCGTCGCACCCGGCGATCCAGCAGGCCAACGTCAAGGTGGAGAACCGGGCCACCGCGGCCACCGCCCACCTGCCGCAGACCTGGACCCGCACCGACGAGTGGTACAACTATCGCACCAACGTCCGCTCCAGCGCCCGGGTCCTGGCCACGCTCGACGAGGCCTCCTACTCCGGCGGCGGCATGGGTGCCGACCACCCGCACATCTGGTGCAAGGCCTACGACGGCGGCCGCTCGTTCTACACCGGCGGCGGCCACACCCAGGAGTCCTTCGCCGACTCGGCGTTCCGGGCGATGCTGCTCGGCGGCATCCGGTATGCCGCCTTGAGGACCAAGGCCGACTGCCGGCCGGAAACCGGCTACACCACGCTCTACAATGGATCGACTTCTGGTTGGTCGCAGGCCGGGCCGGGTTCGTTCACCAACTCCGACGCGACGCTGAAGTCGACCGGCGGCATGGGCCTGTTCTGGTACAGCGCCAAGCAGTTCAGCTCCTACTCCCTCAAGCTCGACTGGAAGATGGACGGCGACGACAACTCCGGCATCTTCATCGGCTTCCCGCCGTCGACCGACCCCTGGTCCGCGGTCGACAACGGCTACGAGATCCAGATCGACTCCACGGATGCGGCCGACCGCACCACCGGATCGGTCTACACGTTCAAGTCGGCCGACATCGCCGCGCGCGACGCCGCCCTGAACCCGCCGGGGGAGTGGAACACCTACGAACTGCTGGTCGAGGGCGAGCGGCTGCAACTCTTCCTCAACGGCACGAAGATCAATGACTTCACCAACACCAATCCGGTGCGGTCGCTCGCCGGCCACATTGGCATCCAGAACCATGGCACGGGCGACGACGTCTCGTTCCGTAACGTCCGGATCAAGGAACTGGGCACGCCGCCTCCGACTGGTTCCGACGTGACCGTGCAGGCCGAGTCGTTCTCGTCGGCGTCCGGCGTGCAGGCGTTCACCAAGGCGGGCGCCAACAACGGGCAGACACTGGGCTACATCGAGCCGGGCGACTGGGCGGCCTACAACGGCGTCAACGTCGGCGGTGCCACCACCTTCCGGGCCCGCGTGGTCTCCGGCGGCGCGGGTGGCACGATCCAGGTCCGCAACGGCTCGGCCACCGGGACGGTGCTCGGCTCGGTCGCGGTGCCGAACACGGGGTCGTGGGACACGTACGCCAATGTCCAAACGACCTTGACCGGTGTGCCCTCGGGCAATGCCAACGTCTACCTGACGTTCACCGGTTCCGGCACCGGACTGTTCGATGTGGACGACTTCACGTTCGTGAAGGGCTCTCCTCCCCCCACCGGCACTGGCCGCATCGTCGGCCTGGCCGGGAAGTGCCTGGATGTGCGCAGCGGCGGCACGGCCGACGGCACCCAGATCCAGCTCTACACGTGCAACGGCTCGACCGCGCAGACCTGGACCCGCACGGGTTCGACCTTGCGGGCGCTCGGCAAGTGCCTCGACGTCTCGGGCAGCGGCACGGCCGACGGCACGAAGATCCAGCTCTGGACCTGCAACGGCACCGGCGCCCAGAACTGGTCGGCGGGAGCCAACAGCTCGTTGGTCAACGCCACCTCGTCGAAGTGCCTCGACGTGAGCGGCAACAACTCGGCCGACAGCACGATCGTCCACTTGTGGACCTGCAACGGGGCCGCCAACCAGCGCTGGACCCTTCCCTAG